In Bacteroidales bacterium, a genomic segment contains:
- a CDS encoding DUF86 domain-containing protein: MDNEIKTWLFDILLSIDEIDSYYENKPRIFEAYLSDIKTKRAIERNLEIIGEAVGRIIRKDRNFKLENVENIIGTRNRIIHGYDKVSDDLIWSIVINHLPKLKAEVSGLLNE, translated from the coding sequence ATGGATAACGAAATAAAAACATGGCTGTTCGATATACTGCTATCAATAGATGAGATTGATAGCTATTACGAAAACAAACCGCGGATTTTTGAAGCATATCTTTCCGACATCAAAACCAAAAGGGCAATTGAACGAAACCTTGAGATCATTGGTGAAGCTGTTGGCAGGATTATCAGAAAGGATAGAAATTTTAAACTTGAAAATGTCGAAAATATCATCGGTACGCGCAACAGGATTATTCATGGATACGATAAAGTTTCAGACGACCTGATCTGGAGTATTGTGATCAATCATTTACCAAAATTAAAAGCCGAAGTCTCCGGACTATTGAATGAATAA